A window of the Lactuca sativa cultivar Salinas chromosome 7, Lsat_Salinas_v11, whole genome shotgun sequence genome harbors these coding sequences:
- the LOC111904327 gene encoding vacuolar iron transporter homolog 4: MATNQYDVSVQKPKDKSDPKQCQMSTEEDIDYSQRGQWLRAAVLGANDGLVSVASLMIGVGAVKKDVKSTILSGFAMLVAGACSMAIGEFVSVYSQLDVEVAQIKRSQQEKEKEQLPNPIQAAVASALAFSLGAIVPLLAASFIGDHKVRLGVVVAAVSMALVVFGWAGSILGGTPVVKSCFRVLIGGLMAMAITFGLTKLIGSTGI; the protein is encoded by the coding sequence ATGGCCACTAATCAATATGATGTCAGTGTTCAAAAACCTAAAGACAAATCTGATCCTAAACAATGCCAAATGTCTACAGAGGAAGACATCGATTACTCACAAAGGGGACAGTGGCTTCGTGCAGCTGTCTTGGGAGCCAATGATGGTTTGGTTTCTGTTGCATCTCTAATGATAGGTGTTGGAGCTGTGAAAAAAGACGTCAAATCCACGATTCTTTCTGGCTTTGCGATGCTAGTTGCAGGTGCATGCAGTATGGCAATAGGGGAATTTGTTTCAGTATACTCTCAGCTAGATGTAGAAGTGGCTCAAATTAAGAGAAGtcaacaagaaaaagaaaaagaacagCTGCCGAATCCTATCCAGGCAGCTGTAGCATCAGCTCTTGCATTTTCTTTAGGAGCGATTGTTCCTTTGCTGGCTGCATCTTTCATAGGGGACCATAAGGTGAGGCTGGGGGTGGTGGTAGCCGCAGTGAGCATGGCACTAGTGGTCTTTGGATGGGCTGGTTCTATACTTGGAGGCACTCCTGTGGTGAAGTCttgttttagggttttgattggAGGGTTGATGGCTATGGCCATCACTTTTGGACTAACGAAGCTGATTGGATCTACTGGCATATAA